In Geitlerinema sp. PCC 9228, the genomic window TCGAGGGTCCCTGTTCGCTGGGGATGGGTTCGCATAGCCAATCTATCTAGGCACACCCAATGAAGCAAGAATCTCACGAATAGCATTCGTGAGCGTGTCAACGAAAGGCTTGTTCATATGGCGCAAGGTTTCCAAGAAAAGGAATTGCTTCTTTTCTTGCAGTCTTATTGAAATGGATGAAATGGGATTTTTAGGGGATACGAACAATCGTAGAAAAAAGAATGTAGCGTTGGAAATTTTTGTACATACCACAAAACCAGTTTTTTGCCAAGCTGCCCCTATTTCCCTTTACAAAAATACATCCACATAGAGGGGGTGGCAAAAGTTTCCGTCCCCAAAAAAATACACGCAGTTATGGAAATGGAAGCAACTTGAAGAAAAATTGCTTACACTATATACCCAATACTATGAGTTTTGATTTTACTATTTTCCATCCCCATGGGTCAAGGGGGCACGATCGCGTGGCTAGTTGACAAAATTCTCAATTATTTGGAGGGTTTTTCTGGAGAAACTTTTTCTGAGAGATTGGAAATACGAAACGTTTTGCTGCTAGCGATTGGGTTAAGCTTATAAGATTGGCATGGTGAAGCGGTGAATAGCGATCGCTCTAACCAAAAACATTCTTTATGCTTTGTATCATACAAATCCGCCCTGCGAAGACCCAAAAAATTGCCTCACCTCACCACCTGCAGTCCTGTTTCCACTCCTCCTGCTCAATCTCAAATGTGGTTTGTACGCATCGGATTCCGGATCGAAGGGGGATTTGGTTGTTCTATCTTGCCGGATTTCCTCAAAAAGGACTTCTACCATTTCTCAAAAACAATAACCGTCTCCATTTTTCTCTAATTTCCCACTAGGGGTGCAAACGCATGGCACCCCTGCCAAAACCTTCCAACTGTCGCTTGCAAGATTTTCCAGAAATGGAATTAGCCAGACTTTGCCTTGGTGGATTTGCTGGCCGTCGATTTCTTCGACTTGCTGCTGGTGGACTTTTTCGCCGTCGATTTGCGAGTTGATTTTCCCTTAGCAGCCTTTTTCTCCTCAATTAGCTCGATCGCCTTTTCCAGAGAAATCGTATCCGCCGTTTCTCCTTCCGGCAAAGCCACGCTGGTACGGCTGTGCTTGACGTAAAAAGCATCCTCTTCTTGGTCGAAGAGTTTCACCGGCTTGCCATCTTCGGGATGCTTGCCCAACTCCCGCCACTTCTGCTGGGATTTTTTGCTAGTCGTTTGGCTGGTTTTGCTACTTTGACTGCTTTTTTGGTTATTTTTACCGCTTTGCTTGCGTTTGCTTTTGCGCAGTTGGGCTGCATTGATAAGTTCCACCGCTCTGGGTAATTCCACGGTTAACACATCATCCCCAGCTCTCAGGGAAGCATAGGTTTTCCCTTCTTCCCCGTGGTGAACCACGTAAGGACCGTAGCGTCCAATCCCCGCTTGAATTTTGCCCCCCTGGTCGGGATGAGTACCCAAATCTCGGGGTAAAGCCAGCCACTTCAGAGCCATTTCGGGAGTCACGTCTTGGGTTGCCGTGCCTTTGGGGAGGGAAACCCGCTTGGGTTTGGTTTTTTCGTCCCCATCCCCCAACTGGACGTAAGGACCGTAGGGACCAACCAACACATACACCGGTTCGCCGGTTTCTGGATGGGTGGTGAGTTTTTCCGGTCCTTCGGTTTTCTGCTTGACGATTTTTTCCACTTGTTCCTTGTCAATATCCGCAGGAGGAATATCCCGGGGCAAGGAAGCGTTGACAGGTCCGTCACCGTTGGCTTCGGCTTCGACGTAGGGACCAAATTTGCCAATGCGGATGGTGGCATCGAGGTCTTCTAATTCCACCGTACGTGCCGATGATGGGTCGATGCGGCTTTCCTGTTGTTCTACTTGTTTGGCTAGACCTTTTTCGCCGCGATAGAAGTTGTCTAGATAGGGCAACCATTCCGCATCGCCGGTAGAAATTTTGTCCAGGGTGGCTTCCATGCGCGCGGTGAACCCGGTATCCACCAAATCGGGGAAGTATTCTTCCAACAGGCTGGATACGGCAAAGGCGGTGAAGGTGGGAATGAGGGTATTTTTGCTCAGGTAAATATACCCCCTATCGACAATGGTACCGATAATGCTGGCGTAGGTACTGGGACGACCGATGCCTTCGCTTTCTAAGGTTTTGACTAGGGAGGCTTCGGTATAGCGGGCTGGGGGTTTGGTTTCGTGGGAAACCGTTTCGATTTCCTGGCATTCGGGGCGATCGCCTTGTTGTAAAGGTGGTAAAATAACTTCGCGGTCTTCCAAGGCAGCTTCTGGGTCGTCGGACCCTTCTACGTAGGCGCGTAAGAAACCAGGGAAATCAATGCGTTTGCCGGTGGCTTGAAACCCGGCGTCTTCTACTTGCAAAGCTACAGTGATATTGGTTTGCTGGGCGTCGGCCATTTGAGAGGCGACGGTGCGTTTCCAAATTAGGTCGTAAAGTTTGCGTTCTTTGCCGGCAAGACCGGTTTCGGCTGGGGTCCGGAAGGTACTGCCGGCGGGACGAATGGCTTCGTGTGCTTCTTGGGCGTTTTTGCTTTTGGTACTGTACTGTCTAGGTTTGGGACTGAGGTATTTTTTGCCGTATTTGTTTTCTACGCACTGACGCGCCGCTGCGATCGCTTGTTGGGATAAGTGCACCGAATCCGTCCGCATGTAGGTGATGTAGCCTTGTTCGTACAGGCTTTGCGCCACCCGCATGGTTTCCCTAGCCCCCATGTTCAGTTTGCGGTTAGATTCCTGTTGGAGGGTAGAGGTGGTAAACGGAGGCGACGGACGGCGTTTGCTGGCGCGTTCTTCCACAGAAGTCACTTCCCAGGGTCGATCCGCCAAGCGATCGCGCAAAGCTGCGGCATCCGCTTCCAACAAGCGTACCACATCCCGTCCCTGGGCAATATCGCCAGTTCTGGGATCGAAATCGTTACCGCTTGCCAATCGTTTGCCACCCAGGGTCACCAGTTTGGCTTCAAAGGTTGCCGATTTGCCTTTTGCCGACGAGGGACTTTGCAACGTGGCTTTCAAATCCCAGTAACTGCCGGAACGAAACGCACGCCGCTGGCGTTCCCGTTCTACAACCAGGCGCACGGCCACCGATTGTACCCGACCGGCAGACAGACCGGGGGCAATTTTTTTCCACAGCAACGGCGACACGGTATATCCCACCAAACGGTCCAAAATCCGGCGGGTTTCCTGAGCGCGCACCAAATTTTCGTCTACATGACGGCATTCTTGCAAGGCATTGCGGATGGCTTCCTGGGTAATTTCGTGGAACACCATCCGTTTGGTGGGAACTTCCGGTTGCAGCACTTGCAATAAATGCCAGCTAATGCTTTCCCCCTCGCGGTCTTCGTCGGTGGCGAGGATGAGTTCGTCCGCTTGTTGGAGGGACTCTTGCAGCTGTTTGACGGTTTTCTTTTTGTCTTTGGGAATTACGTACAGGGGTTCGAAGTTCCCTTCTACGTTCACCCCCAGCTGCGCCCATTTTTGGCCTTTGTACTGGCTGGGAATTTCTTTGGCAGACTGGGGTAAATCGCGAACGTGGCCCATCGATGCCTCGACTTGGTATTCGTTGGGCAGGTAGTTGCGAATCGTACGTGCTTTGGTTGGAGATTCTACAATAACCAGGGTGGACATGGAGGATCGGCAAAAGGCAGCTAGACTAGAAAGCCAACATAGACAGAAAACAACTCATTTGTCAAGTCTTTCTCGGGGAAATTTATTGGTTTTTTCCAGGGAGAAACGAGACACAGCTAGAACTACGCACAATCTAACAATTCATCAATAATGCGGTTGGCTTGGTATTCGTACCCACCCCCAAAAATATTGAAGTGGTTGACGATGTGGTAGAGATTGTAGAGTTTTTTGCGACGTTCGTAGCCGTTGGAGAGGGGCCAGGCTTGGTTGTATGCGCGGTAAAAGTCGGGGGAAAACCCACCGAACAATTCCGTCATGGCAATATCCACTTCGCGATCGCCATAGTAAGCAGCCGGATCGAAAATAATCGGTTCTCCCTCTGCTGTAACGGTAGCATTGCCGCCCCACAAATCGCCATGCACCAACGAGGGTTGCGGGTAGTGACCGGCTAGCAACTGAGGAATGGTTTCCAGAAATTCCTGCTGGCGCGGAAAATGCCCCCCTCGCCGCGAAGCCAACTGGAACTGATAGGCCATGCGATGTTCCCGCCAAAAATTAGCCCATTCTTCGGTCCAGGTATTGATTTGCAGCGTGGACCCAATGGTATTGTTTCGCCGCCAACCAAATTCTCCCGGTCCCGGACAACGGTGCATTTGCGCCAGCTGGTAGCCCATTTGTTCCCAGGAATGCTTGTCGCTTTTGCCGCCGAGTTCTACCCACTCCATGACGATATACGAGGTTTTCTTGGTGGTTCCGGTACACAGGGGATAGGGAACGCGAATGGAATGGGTATCCCACATGTCTTTGAGGCCCAACGCTTCCGCTTCAAACATATCCAACTCGCAAGCGCGGTTGGTTTTGACAAAATAGGCCCTGCGACCGTCGCTGAGATAGTAAGCTTGATTGATGCATCCGCCGCCTACAGAACGGGTTTGCTGGGGTTGGAAGGGAACGCCAGTTACTTCGGAAATTTGTGCGGCAATTTGGTCCCACATGTTGTTTTTTTGGCTTGGATGGGCGAGTTAAAGGCTTTTGGGTCCACAAAAGGAAATTACTGTTGGGCCAAAGCTTCTAGCAATTTTTCTCCCATGGCTTTACATCCCAGTTGCTGCATTCCCTCGGACATGATATCGCCGGTACGGTAGCCGGCATCGAGCACTTGGGTAACTGCTTGTTCGATTTGGCTGGCTGCTTGCGGTTGGTCCAAACCGTAGCGTAGCATCATGGCAGCACTGAGAACTTGCGCTAGGGGATTGGCTTGGTCCTGACCGGCAATATCCGGTGCCGACCCGTGAACGGGTTCAAAAACGCCGGGCTTGCTCTCTCCCAAACTGGCGGAGGGCAACATGCCAATGCTGCCGGTAAGCATGGCGGCAATATCGGATAGGATATCCCCAAATAGATTGCCGGTGACAATGGTATCAAATTGTTTGGGGGCGCGTACCAGTTGCATGGCGGCGTTGTCTACGTAAAGATGGGATAGGGTGATGTCGGGATAGTCTTGGGCTATCTTTTCCACCCGATCGCGCCACAGTTGGGAAACGGAGAGGACGTTGGCTTTATCCACCGAACAAAGTCTACCTTGCCGTTTTTGGGCAATTTCCAAGGCAACTTTGGCAATGCGATCGATTTCGCTGGCGGTATACGCCATGGTATTAACGCCCCGTTTTTCCCCGGTTTCGGTCTGAAAAATTCCTTTGGGTTCGCCGAAGTATACGCCGCCGGTGAGTTCGCGCACTACCATGATATCCACACCGCTGACAATTTCTCGCTTCAACGGCGAAGCGTTTGCCAGCTGGGGAAGTAAGGTGGCAGGACGCAAGTTGGCAAATAGTTCCAATCCCGACCGCAATCCCAACAAACCGGCTTCCGGACGGCGGTGACCCGGCAAGCCATCCCACGCCGGACCGCCAATGGCTGCTAGCATCACCGCATCGCTGTGGCGACACAAGTCTAGGGTTTCGCTGGGAAGGGGTTTGCCGGTTTCGTCAATGGCGGCACCGCCGATGAGACCTTCCTGAAATTCCCATTCTAAGTCGAATTTGCTGGCGGCGGCTTGGAGAATATCGACGGCAACGCTGATAATTTCCGGTCCAATGCCATCGCCGGGTAATAGGGTAATACGGTACTTTTGGGTCATATGGGTACAAACAAATAGATACTGGGGAGAAGTCCTATCTTATCGGTTTGCTGTCCCAGAAGAAAATTTCTTTGGCCATTTTTTCAAATTTGTTTGAGTTGGTTTTCCATGGCCGTGGAAACCGCTTCAATGGTGCGAACGCGGGCGTAATATTTATCATTTCCCGGTACAATCGTCCAGGGCGCAATTGGGGTACTGGTGCGCTGGATGGTTTGATTCACCGCTACTTCGTACAAGGACCATTTTTCCCGATTGCGCCAATCTTCTGTGGTGAGTTTGTAGCTTTTGAAGGGATTTTCTTTACGTTCGTAAAACCTTTTTAGCTGTTCTTCGGGGCTGATGTGCAGCCAAAATTTTACCAATACGTAGCCGGCACTCACCAGTTGCGATTCAAATTCGTTAATTTCTCGATAGGCACGCCGCCATTGAGCTTCGGTGGCAAAGCCTTCTACCCGTTCTACCAAGACTCGACCATACCAACTGCGATCGAAAATCGCAAGCTGACCTGCCGGGGGTAATCGCCGCCAAAATCGCCACAGATAGTGGTGTTGCTTTTCGTCTTCTGTGGGGGGACCAAAAGCGCGAACTTTGTAACTGCGGGGGTCTAACACATCTGTGAGGCGTTTGATGGCCCCGCCTTTGCCGGCGGCATCCCAACCTTCAAAGAGAATTAAAACCGGTACTTTATTTTGGTAAATTTCTTGCTGCAACTTGCGCAGGCGAATTTGCTGCTCCCGCAATTTAGCTTTGTATTCGTCGTGGGAGAGGCTGAGGCTGAGATCTACCGCACTTAAAAAATCTGGTTCTGTGGGAGACAGTTGGGTTTGCGGGGTTGCTTGCGGTGCTGGTTGCTGTCCGTGCAAGCGGTCTAAGGCTTCGGTTAGGGATGCGGCCATTTGCGTTAAGACTTTAACGCGCGCCCACCGTTTGTTATCTCCTTCTATCAAGGTCCAGGGGGCAACGCCGGTGCTGGTTTGCTGCAGCATTTCTTCGGCAAATTCGGCATATTGTGAGTAATTTTTGGATTGTTGCCAGTCTTCCGGACGCACGCGCCAGGCGTCGAGGGGATCTTTGGCGTATTTTTTGAGTCTTTTTTTGAGTTCTTTTTTACTCAAATGAATCCAGAATTTGGCGATCGCAGCGCCGTCATCTACCAACTGGCGCTCGAAGGCGTTGATTTCTTGAAAAGCAGTTGCCATCTGCGATTCTGGAATTCTCCCAAACAAGCGGTCTTCCAAAACGTGGGTGTACCAGCTGTGGTAAAAAATGCTGAATTTTCCCCGTTCGGGGAGTTTCTGCCAAAATCGCCACAGAAAGGGATAGCGGCGTTCGTCAGCTGTCGGCGGCCAAACGGGATGCACTTCAAATCCCCGCGGGTCCATATAGCCCACCATTTTTTGCAGCAATGCCCCTTTGCCAGCGGCCGCCCATCCTTCCAAGACAATGACCACGGGCAGTTTTTTCTGCCAGCAAGCCTGCTGTAGCGATCGCAGGTTGCGCATGAGCGGCATGAGTTCTTGTTTGTAAGATTCTTTGTCTAAGGATAAATTTAGGTCTAAGGTTTCTAGCATATATGGTCGGCAAAATTTCTGCAAAGTTACTTAATTTTAACGGTTGCCCCCTGAAAAAAAACGCAATCAAAAACACAATTTCACCAGAATTTCAGAAATTCTCCCCAAACAATGGTGGTGCCCTGTTGGCCGATCGCGACGGCTAGGCTAAATCCCTACCGACGGTTGCGGCCTGGCGACGGGATGCGGGTAGGATGGCGCTCGTGCAACAAAAACCCGCCGACACTGAGTTGGTTGGAAAAGAGAAAATCCCAGATAAAATAGGATCGTCGGCAAAATAATCCCAGCAAATGAGAAAATAGACTCATCTTCCTGTCTTCTCCACTCGGTCACCCCGATGGACTATAAGAGAAATCCAAAAAGTTCATCTCGAACATTTAAATAATTGAACAATTCTTTCGATAGAACCGTTCGGTTGGTAGCATCGGAAATTAACCCATAATTAAGCTGCCTTCTTGCCGGGGAGCAACGTAGATGGATTTAGAATGCTTGCCCTATCGGGTCGGTCATCAGGATGGAGAAGGGATTTGCCTCTTGGTCAAGATGGGCACCCGTCGGATCCTATTGGATTGCGGTGTCGAGGATCTATCGCCGTTGTTAACGACGGACAAGCACCCTCCTGCTGATGTGGTATTGTGCAGCCACGCCCATGCCGACCACGCGCAAGGCTTGTTAGCTTTACATCAAGCGTTTCCCCAACTGCCTGTATACACCAGCGAAGTCACCAGTCG contains:
- the leuB gene encoding 3-isopropylmalate dehydrogenase, coding for MTQKYRITLLPGDGIGPEIISVAVDILQAAASKFDLEWEFQEGLIGGAAIDETGKPLPSETLDLCRHSDAVMLAAIGGPAWDGLPGHRRPEAGLLGLRSGLELFANLRPATLLPQLANASPLKREIVSGVDIMVVRELTGGVYFGEPKGIFQTETGEKRGVNTMAYTASEIDRIAKVALEIAQKRQGRLCSVDKANVLSVSQLWRDRVEKIAQDYPDITLSHLYVDNAAMQLVRAPKQFDTIVTGNLFGDILSDIAAMLTGSIGMLPSASLGESKPGVFEPVHGSAPDIAGQDQANPLAQVLSAAMMLRYGLDQPQAASQIEQAVTQVLDAGYRTGDIMSEGMQQLGCKAMGEKLLEALAQQ
- the topA gene encoding type I DNA topoisomerase; protein product: MSTLVIVESPTKARTIRNYLPNEYQVEASMGHVRDLPQSAKEIPSQYKGQKWAQLGVNVEGNFEPLYVIPKDKKKTVKQLQESLQQADELILATDEDREGESISWHLLQVLQPEVPTKRMVFHEITQEAIRNALQECRHVDENLVRAQETRRILDRLVGYTVSPLLWKKIAPGLSAGRVQSVAVRLVVERERQRRAFRSGSYWDLKATLQSPSSAKGKSATFEAKLVTLGGKRLASGNDFDPRTGDIAQGRDVVRLLEADAAALRDRLADRPWEVTSVEERASKRRPSPPFTTSTLQQESNRKLNMGARETMRVAQSLYEQGYITYMRTDSVHLSQQAIAAARQCVENKYGKKYLSPKPRQYSTKSKNAQEAHEAIRPAGSTFRTPAETGLAGKERKLYDLIWKRTVASQMADAQQTNITVALQVEDAGFQATGKRIDFPGFLRAYVEGSDDPEAALEDREVILPPLQQGDRPECQEIETVSHETKPPARYTEASLVKTLESEGIGRPSTYASIIGTIVDRGYIYLSKNTLIPTFTAFAVSSLLEEYFPDLVDTGFTARMEATLDKISTGDAEWLPYLDNFYRGEKGLAKQVEQQESRIDPSSARTVELEDLDATIRIGKFGPYVEAEANGDGPVNASLPRDIPPADIDKEQVEKIVKQKTEGPEKLTTHPETGEPVYVLVGPYGPYVQLGDGDEKTKPKRVSLPKGTATQDVTPEMALKWLALPRDLGTHPDQGGKIQAGIGRYGPYVVHHGEEGKTYASLRAGDDVLTVELPRAVELINAAQLRKSKRKQSGKNNQKSSQSSKTSQTTSKKSQQKWRELGKHPEDGKPVKLFDQEEDAFYVKHSRTSVALPEGETADTISLEKAIELIEEKKAAKGKSTRKSTAKKSTSSKSKKSTASKSTKAKSG
- a CDS encoding fructosamine kinase family protein; amino-acid sequence: MWDQIAAQISEVTGVPFQPQQTRSVGGGCINQAYYLSDGRRAYFVKTNRACELDMFEAEALGLKDMWDTHSIRVPYPLCTGTTKKTSYIVMEWVELGGKSDKHSWEQMGYQLAQMHRCPGPGEFGWRRNNTIGSTLQINTWTEEWANFWREHRMAYQFQLASRRGGHFPRQQEFLETIPQLLAGHYPQPSLVHGDLWGGNATVTAEGEPIIFDPAAYYGDREVDIAMTELFGGFSPDFYRAYNQAWPLSNGYERRKKLYNLYHIVNHFNIFGGGYEYQANRIIDELLDCA
- the pap gene encoding polyphosphate:AMP phosphotransferase, with translation MLETLDLNLSLDKESYKQELMPLMRNLRSLQQACWQKKLPVVIVLEGWAAAGKGALLQKMVGYMDPRGFEVHPVWPPTADERRYPFLWRFWQKLPERGKFSIFYHSWYTHVLEDRLFGRIPESQMATAFQEINAFERQLVDDGAAIAKFWIHLSKKELKKRLKKYAKDPLDAWRVRPEDWQQSKNYSQYAEFAEEMLQQTSTGVAPWTLIEGDNKRWARVKVLTQMAASLTEALDRLHGQQPAPQATPQTQLSPTEPDFLSAVDLSLSLSHDEYKAKLREQQIRLRKLQQEIYQNKVPVLILFEGWDAAGKGGAIKRLTDVLDPRSYKVRAFGPPTEDEKQHHYLWRFWRRLPPAGQLAIFDRSWYGRVLVERVEGFATEAQWRRAYREINEFESQLVSAGYVLVKFWLHISPEEQLKRFYERKENPFKSYKLTTEDWRNREKWSLYEVAVNQTIQRTSTPIAPWTIVPGNDKYYARVRTIEAVSTAMENQLKQI